One Prionailurus bengalensis isolate Pbe53 chromosome D3, Fcat_Pben_1.1_paternal_pri, whole genome shotgun sequence genomic region harbors:
- the ZNF280B gene encoding zinc finger protein 280B has protein sequence MEQPCILCEEEQEPEPQQNIEETKQVDDEDGELIFVGVEHVNDDAELIFVGVTSNSKPVVSNILNRVTPGSCSRRKKYGHLRKGTTCKLQPISHVTPVSEAVTALPVSESESRSTESPIIIEPLSKPDYKSNSPQVVPNSSSELCSPLITFTNSLQHPGGAALSVGGMNKSPCISKQLSTAEVNNVNPKRLKLSDGIIGGHASALSPSGIFHTVTAEQSTPSNSVHTSLSHVQNGAPFPTAFPKDSVHFNPADPVKKNRQAKTDFLRLASQNQVVDPKKGSLVILLRDFYYGQHKGDGQPEQKTHTTFKCLSCLKVLKNVKFMNHMKHHLELEKQRGDSWESYTTCQHCHRQFPTPFQLQCHIESVHTTQEPSTVCRICELSFKTDQILLQHMKDNHKPGEMPYVCQVCNYRSSAFADVETHFRTCHENTKNLLCPFCLKIFKTATPYMCHYRGHWEKSVHHCSKCRLQFLTFKEKMEHKTQCHQMFKKPKQLEGLPPETKVVIQVSLGPLHPESLEVASITVSTSDSEPSPPRSKSKVSKKPR, from the coding sequence atggaacAACCATGTATATTATGTGAGGAAGAACAAGAGCCAGAACCGCAGCAGAACATAGAAGAAACCAAACAGGTAGATGATGAAGATGGTGAGCTGATCTTTGTTGGGGTAGAACATGTAAATGACGATGCTGAGCTGATCTTTGTTGGGGTGACTTCAAATTCAAAACCAGTCGTTTCAAACATTTTGAACAGAGTCACCCCAGGTTCATgttcaaggagaaaaaagtatGGTCACCTCAGAAAAGGTACTACTTGCAAATTGCAGCCTATAAGTCATGTGACCCCTGTATCAGAAGCAGTGACTGCCTTGCCTGTTTCTGAATCTGAATCAAGATCAACAGAAAGTCCTATTATTATTGAGCCTTTGTCTAAacctgattataaaagtaattcacCACAAGTCGTGCCTAATAGCTCTTCAGAGTTATGTTCTCCTTTGATTACATTCACAAATTCATTGCAGCATCCAGGTGGAGCAGCACTTTCTGTAGGAGGTATGAATAAAAGTCCTTGCATATCAAAGCAACTTTCTACTGCTGAAGTAAACAATGTAAATCCCAAAAGGCTTAAACTCAGTGATGGAATCATAGGGGGACATGCTTCAGCTTTGTCCCCTTCAGGTATCTTTCATACAGTGACTGCTGAGCAAAGCACACCCTCAAACAGTGTTCATACCTCATTAAGCCATGTTCAGAATGGAGCACCTTTTCCAACAGCTTTTCCAAAGGACAGTGTTCATTTCAACCCTGCAGATCCTGTTAAGAAAAATAGACAAGCAAAAACAGATTTTTTGAGACTAGCAAGTCAAAACCAGGTTGTTGATCCCAAGAAAGGAAGTCTGGTCATATTACTTCGTGACTTTTATTATGGGCAGCATAAAGGAGATGGACAGCCAGAACAGAAGACTCACACAACCTTTAAATGCCTCAGCTGCTTGAAAGTTCTAAAGAATGTCAAGTTTATGAATCACATGAAACACCATTTGGAACTTGAGAAGCAGAGGGGTGACAGCTGGGAAAGTTACACCACCTGCCAGCACTGCCACCGACAGTTTCCCACTCCCTTCCAGTTGCAATGCCATATTGAAAGTGTACACACTACCCAGGAGCCCTCCACTGTCTGTAGAATTTGTGAATTGTCATTCAAAACAGACCAAATTCTCTTACAGCACATGAAGGACAATCATAAGCCTGGTGAAATGCCCTATGTGTGCCAGGTTTGCAATTACAGATCATCAGCCTTTGCTGATGTGGAAACACATTTCAGAACTTGCCATGAAAACACTAAGAACTTGCTCTGTCCATTCTGtctcaaaattttcaaaactgCAACACCATACATGTGTCATTATAGGGGACACTGGGAAAAGAGTGTTCACCACTGTTCCAAATGCCGGCTACAGTTTTTAACTTTCAAGGAGAAAATGGAGCACAAGACCCAGTGTCATCAAATGTTTAAGAAGCCTAAGCAATTGGAAGGATTGCCTCCTGAAACAAAAGTTGTTATTCAAGTGTCACTGGGACCTCTTCACCCAGAATCACTGGAAGTAGCATCCATTACTGTGAGCACGTCAGATTCTGAACCGTCACCCCCCAGGTCTAAGAGTAAAGTTTCCAAAAAACCTCGTTAA